Proteins encoded together in one Salmo trutta chromosome 3, fSalTru1.1, whole genome shotgun sequence window:
- the LOC115187186 gene encoding GTP-binding protein 10 translates to MVWISRMCYRKYGNFVDNLRLYVRGGSGGMGLPRLGGQGGKGGDVWVVAQKEMTLKRVKDKYPQKRFIAGVGTNSSVRALRGQKGEDQEVLAPPGITVTNDDGKVLGELNTEGDRVLVARGGQGGSYHSEFLPSKGQTRQIRLDLKLIADLGLVGFPNAGKSSLLTALSHAKPQIASYAFTTLRPEIGKVMYEDHKQISVADLPGLIEGAHMNRGMGHQFLKHVERTRQLLFVVDVCGFQLASKTPFRSAFEAVQLLIKELELYKEDLPCKPAVLVVNKMDLPDAEDKLTELQEQLLNPHEFSHLLPDDMVPKNNMVFRHVVPISAATGFGIAHLKTCIRQSLDKDASMATESLHCDRLQALRGAVPAKNTLTWGPTASV, encoded by the exons ATGGTTTGGATCAGTAGGATGTGTTACCGGAAA TATGGTAACTTCGTGGACAACCTGCGTTTGTATGTGCGAGGGGGCAGTGGGGGGATGGGGCTTCCCCGTCTGGGGGGtcagggagggaaagggggagacgtGTGGGTGGTGGCTCAGAAGGAGATGACGCTGAAGAGGGTCAAGGATAAGTACCCCCAGAAACGCTTCATCGCTGGAGTAGGAACCAACAGCAG tgtccgCGCTCTGAGGGGGcagaaaggagaggaccaagaaGTCCTGGCTCCTCCTGGCATTACTGTCACCAACGATGATGGAAAGGTCCTCG GTGAGCTGAACACTGAGGGGGATCGTGTGCTGGTGGCCAGAGGGGGTCAAGGAGGCTCCTACCACTCAGAGTTCCTGCCCAGTAAGGGCCAGACCAGACAGATACGACTGGACCTCAAACTCATCGCTGACCTCGGCCTggtggg GTTCCCCAATGCAGGAAAGTCCTCTCTACTGACCGCCCTGTCTCACGCCAAACCCCAGATTGCCAGCTATGCCT TCACCACTCTGAGACCGGAGATTGGCAAGGTCATGTATGAAGACCATAAACAG ATCTCAGTGGCAGACCTCCCAGGGCTGATAGAGGGGGCCCACATGAATAGAGGCATGGGCCACCAGTTCCTCAAACACGTGGAGAGGACCAGACAGCTGCTCTTTGTG GTGGACGTTTGTGGTTTCCAGCTGGCAAGCAAAACGCCCTTTAGGTCTGCTTTTGAGGCTGTTCAACTTTTAATTAAA GAGTTGGAGCTGTATAAGGAGGATCTCCCGTGTAAGCCTGCTGTGTTGGTGGTCAATAAGATGGACCTGCCTGATGCAGAGGACAAACTCACAGAGCTGCAGGAGCAACTCCTAAACCCACACG AGTTCTCCCACCTGTTACCTGACGATATGGTTCCTAAGAACAACATGGTCTTCAGACACGTGGTTCCTATCTCAGCTGCCACCGGTTTTGGCATCGCACACCTCAAGACCTGTATCCGCCAATCACTAGACAAGGATGCCTCTATGGCAACGGAGTCCCTGCACTGTGATAGGCTACAGGCGCTGAGAGGGGCGGTCCCAGCCAAGAACACACTCACATGGGGCCCCACCGCCTCAGTTTGA
- the LOC115165081 gene encoding cerebellin-2-like, translating into MRGAGALLVLLFCLSGTWAQGQSGGVRENDITLQGHSEQGESSNNGGSDIWAQLKALRDKVQSMGTILVEQRVEMRYMGNRLTASESQVEELKRDNAALETRLSVSERLGEELKRDNAAQAAALSAMGARVTASESQVEVLKTENAAQAAELSALGSQVEELKRENTDRPKVAFSAGLTNSGKVGPFNTETQLIYTKVFTNVGNTYNPNTGIFTAPVRGVYYFRFSMVSYETALLGGLNMYRNGQIILHNGQFYNAGNEYVCNGVTLHLQKGDTVHMRLPNGWAVYDDDSNHSTFSGFLLFPM; encoded by the exons ATGAGGGGTGCTGGAGCTCTGCtggtgttgttgttctgtctgtctgggacaTGGGCTCAGGGCCAGAGTGGAGGGGTTAGGGAGAATGACATCACTCTACAGGGTCACAGCGAACAGGGGGAGAGCAGTAATAATGGTGGTTCTGATATCTGGGCTCAGCTGAAAGCACTGAGAGACAAAGTGCAAAGTATGGGAACCATCCTGGTGGAGCAGAGAGTGGAGATGAGGTACATGGGAAACAGATTGACAGCTAGTGAGAGCCAGGTGGAGGAACTGAAGAGAGACAATGCAG CCTTGGAGACCAGACTGAGTGTCAGTGAGAGGCTGGGAGAGGAGCTGAAGAGAGACAATGCAG CACAAGCAGCAGCACTGTCAGCCATGGGGGCAAGAGTGACAGCCAGTGAGAGCCAGGTAGAGGTGCTGAAGACAGAGAATGCAG CCCAGGCAGCAGAACTGTCAGCCTTGGGGAGccaggtggaggagctgaagagggAGAACACAG ACAGACCAAAGGTGGCCTTCTCTGCTGGTTTGACGAACTCAGGAAAAGTAGGACCTTTCAATACTGAGACCCAACTGATCTACACCAAGGTCTTCACAAACGTCGGCAACACCTACAACCCAAATACAG GTATCTTCACAGCACCAGTGAGAGGAGTCTACTACTTCCGATTCTCTATGGTTTCTTATGAAACCGCATTGCTTGGGGGTCTAAACATGTACCGGAATGGCCAGATAATATTGCataatggtcagttttacaatgctgggaatgagtatgtgtgtaaTGGAGTGACTCTGCATCTGCAAAAGGGTGATACGGTCCATATGCGCCTTCCCAATGGCTGGGCAGTGTATGACGATGATTCTAACCACAGCACCTTCAGTGGCTTCCTGCTCTTCCCTATGTGA